The nucleotide window tggatgatggatggatgatggatggatggatgatggatggaggatgatggatggattgatggatggatggatggatgatggagaatgatggatggatggatgatggatggatggatggatggatgatggatgatgggtggatgatggaggatgatggatggatggatgatggatgatggatggatgatggatggatggatggatgatggatgatggatggatgatggatggatggatggatggatggatggatgatggatggatgatggatggaggatgatggatggatgatggatggatggaggatgatggatggatgatggatggatgatggatggatggatgatggatggatggatgatggatggattgatggatggattgatggatggatgatggatggatgatggatggaggatggatggatggcgAGAGGGTCACGGCGGCACCGAGCAATGTCACAAACACTGAGAACCCGAAGAGCTGGCAGTCCTGGCATTACTGAGGAGTCCATGGaccccagtccctgtgccaggggtgcTGTGGGGGTCCCACGTGAGGCTCCTCTGCAGGCTGGCCCTTGCTGAGCTCACGGGCGGGGGAGGCTGGCAGCGGCTCCGGCCGCGGGCAGGGGCGAGCTGTGCTTGGCCTCTGCAAAGAGAAAGTGCCCGTTTCACTGTCAGCACagcttccccagctgctcctgctcctctccctaGAGAATCTCCTGCTTGGGCATCActggctgaggcagcagctgcactaCGGTGCTGGGCCCTGCGCTAGAGCCTAGCTTGTAATCttcactgcctgtgctggcagagggagatGGAAGGGATGTCTCAGGAGATGCtgtgggagagaaaagaaacagaattaacGTGGACTTGGATGCTGCTCGATAGAAATCAGCAAACCATCCTAAAAACCCAGGAGCAGGAGTTTGGGGCATCCTGGCACATCCTCCTTTCCTGGTTTCTGGGGGGCTGGCAGACATGGACCAGCTCTTGGTATTTTGCACTGGGGAATGCTCCAGCTGCTTTTCAATCCTTCATCTCCTCATCAGAGAGGAGCTCaacctgcagcccctctgtACCTCATTTACAGAGCACAGCATTTCTCTGATCTGCTTTGCTGGAAAGGGGCTTAAAAGCCAAATAAAAGCCACCTAAAATGTGTGATGCCAACATTTATAcagctgagaagcagcaaaatCCTCTAGGGGAGGTAAATGACTGTaacaggcagagggagggagactGTGAGTGCAGGACACTGTGATTACATGGCAGTGGTTGCTAAATGACACCTCctgttgtattttctttttttaacagcatGGTCCTACAGGGGATAAATGCCTTAACCCacaccccagcagtgcccaggctgctTGAAGATGGTTTTGTGCTCAGGTCCTGTTGtttggcagcagccccagggaacTCCTGCCATAAATAACCACCTATTCTAAATAACCATCTGTCCTCTACTGTGGCATCTCCCACCACTGCCAAATCCATAGAAACACCCAATCTTGATTTCTCACCCTTTTTTTCAAACTTGTGTTGTTTTAGTAATATCTCAAACTCCCCCTGGGTCACGCTACCTTTAAAAATTCTAACTTCTCTTTGCAATTATGGAAAGGATTCAGCCAGGGAGGGTTGTGAGCTCTGATTCCAGTGTAACACTTAAACTCATATAAATAAAGAACTTAAATAAACTTAAATCCACTTCAGTAAACTTAAAGagcttaaatttattttaaataaataaataaatagactTTTGTAAATACTaaactttttaaagtaaatagacttttaaaataaataaaatgtattttatcaattttttatgatttttttttttctgaactgtgTCTGCTGCCCAGTACCTTGGCTGTGCTGTCACCAATGATGTAAAATGGGCtgtaaataatgtaaaaatgGGCTGTAAATAACAGAAAAAGGGGGACATACGGTCTGGAGCAGCGTGGATCACAGAGGTCATGTTGCTTTGCAGGACGTGTCCTGGCAGTGGATCCAGGTTGAGGTTGGGAGGTGCTGACTGGTACTGGAGATCAGCAGTGGTTCCTGCAAGAGCAATGTGGGGAGAGTCATCATTCCTTGCAGAGTTCCCGACAAGCCAGATGCTCTGGGCTGAATCtttttcacccagaggatgTGGAAGACCTCTGTGGGTGAAGGTTAATGGCTCATCTTTGCTTCCTTCCTCTTTGCTCTCAGCCCCCTGGGATGTCTGGGCTTTCAGCTGCACTCttctccctgggctgtgtcccaagtgctgctctttcccagtttcccataAAGTTATAATTTTTGCacaaaaaaatctaacaaaaGATGTGTTGTCTTCCTTAACCTGCCTCAGTTAGTCTAGTGCCACAGCACAGAGTGGATCCTGTGCTGAGAATCTCACCAGATTTCCAGAGCTAGGCTGGAAGGGATGGCTCTGGGATTGGACTGGAGTGAGAAGGACCCTTCAAGCTACAATTCATcaaatggttttggttggaaggatCTGAAAGCTGATCCCATTTCAACCCCATGgcatgggcagagacacctcccactgtgcctggctgctccaagccctgtccagcctggccttgggcactgccagggatgcaggggcagccacagctgctctgggcacctgtgccagggcctgcccacccacacagagaatatttttttcccaatatcccacctaaaccttttctctttcatcttcAAACCCTTCCCCTCCATGCTCCCTCCCATCCACCCCGCAGCAGACACAAAGCCCGGTGGCAGCTTTGAGATAACCCAGCTTTGCCACCCCTCCCCTGGAGGGGTTCTTAcctcccagcagcatctcctgcagcaaGCTGTCGATCCTGGCCACCCCAAAGAGCTTGACAAACTGCACCTGCTCGATCATCTGCCAGGTGATGCTCTGCAggggcggcagcagcagcaggatgtcGCTGAAGCGGCCGCGCGAGTCGTACTGGCGGTCGTTGATGTAATCCTCCAGGTTCACCTGCACCTGGAAGCGCATGTTCTTCACCTTGCCAGGCTCACTCAGCCCTTTGCAgtctgggagaagggaaaatgggGTTAGCTGCTTGTGTggggttgatgtggccagaaatgtgtgttctatcaccatctgttaaatctgggtggggcagtgcccctgatctcctggcacacattatctgctcatgggccatctttaaaccagctgggcaatcatctttatcttcccacagcccatcctccctccaggagatatctcctgttcatggccattgagtcccagggcatgactgataaaattccatcatcccactgggagatgctccagccaggggaggagccaagcctttcctacccagataaaaactgagattttggacaccaaggaaccttctttccactggattccagaggaaagccagacctttccacatcatccctgaagcttcagaggaaaactgcaccttctccaggagcactgctccagctgaaccacatctgcccctgcaggaggatgcagccaccattgaatgggactgtgccaacaccctgactgactgacgggtgtcagcttggattctgactctggcagggctgggattgttctgtgtaatactgcatttctagtttaattttcctagtaaagaactgttactcCTAATTCCCgtctctttgcctgagagccccttaatttcaaaattataataatttggagggagggtgtttacattctccatttcacaGAGAAGCTCCAGCCTTTATTGGcacacacctgtccttcacaccaggacactgCTCTGTTtgtgcagggaaatgctgctctgtcaggcaggctgtgtgcagggaaaAGGGTGAGAAGGCAGTGATGCCCTCCAAGGGCAGCTGGCAGCTTGGGCTGCCACTGCTTCACATCTCACATGGAACAGGGAAACAGTGAGGGGGAACAGTAATTGGAAGAGAAACGGGAATTTGAGGAGAGTTTGATGGGAAACAGTAAGAAAATAGAAGCATGCTTCACATGGATGTGTCTGCCTACTGCCATTAGCAAAGGGGAAAGATTTagaagttaaaatatttatcctcCCAAGGAAACAGCCTCGAATTTTCCCCTGAAAATTTTGAGTCACAACTGCCACCACTAAATGCAGGTGGTTTTAGTGCCTGCATGTTGTGATTACACTCACTGCAGCATCAGGTTCCTGTCTTGCTCTCTAGTTTTTGACCTGTGGTCAATCCTTTTTTCAAGGATCACTGGTCCAGCTTGgcttaaacaaataaatttgtCCCTGGGTCGGGTGAAGTGCTGGCATTTACAGCCTCCcactcctgcctctgctgttaTCTAAACCTGAGATTTCTGGATCACTGCACCATTTCCTTCACTGTCTGCAAAGAATCCACAGGCACCACATTTTCGGGATTGTAGTGCCAAGAGATTAGATACGGTGGTTAACAAATGGCTGTGTGTCAGCACGGAGCTCTGAGGACATTCCTGCTCATTAGCAGGGATGAACTTCACTTCACACTTGCTCCTTCCAGCTGAAACCTCAGCACCTCATTGTCACATTGATCTGAGGCTGCACTGAGACACTGATAGCTCAGAAGGTAATTTGTCTAAATCaatttgatgaaaaaaatcatttgatGTGATCCTTTCTCATCTCACAGCAGCCTTTGGTGAGCCAAAGTTCATGATGTTCCTGAAACTCCTAGATCTTGATTTTGAACCAgtgaatacagaaaaaaaacaaaacaaaatccaataATTAATGGATGATACTCTGATTTATCCATGCTAAAAGACCAAGGGCATTGCCTGGACTTGGAGTTGTTCTCCCAtctcctccctgagctccagggaGAAACCCACTGGAACCTGGGGAGGCAGAACCTCTGTGCTTCTGGAATAAACACAgcaaattttcaaaacaaactggtttttctctgtgtttcccTGTTCTCCACCTTGgatcagccctgccctgggttGCTGCTGGCTTCCAGCAAGATCCATTAGCAGATCCCTGATATTTCTGGGCActctgagcagcccagctccctgtggtTTTTGATGGTGCTCTCTGGATGCTCCACATTGCTGCTTGTCTGGCTCACTTTGCTCATCCATAATTAATACAGGCATGCATGTCCTTAATGATCATCTGCATTTCAGGATGATGGGCTTTCCCAAAGCCAAGCTCCTgaagcagcccagctcctgcagagcttgcacatcagcctggctggagctcaCACTTGCAGAAGAACAAAACACTCAGGAACAGGTCACTTCTGACCTCAAAGTGCACTGCTGAGcattgcagagctgcttccaagGGTGTgtggggttgttgtggccagaaatgtgaattccgTCACCATCTGTAAAaactgggtggggcagtgcccctgatctcctggcacacattatctgctcatgggccatctttaaaccagctgggcaatcatctttatcttcccacagcccatcctccctccaggagatatctcctgttcatggccactgagtcccagggcatgactgataaaattccatcatcccactgggagatgctccagccaggggaggagccaagcctttcctacccagataaaaactgagatttgggacaccaaggcaccttctttccactggattccagaggaaaaccagacccttccacatcatccctggagcttcagaggaaactgcaccttctccaggagcactgctccagctgaaccacatctgcccctgcaggaggatgcagccaccattgaatgggactgtgccaacaccctgactgactgactggtgtcagcttggattctgactctggcaggggttgggattgttctgtgtaatgctgcatttctattttaattttcctagtaaataaCTGTTACTCCTAATTCCCgtctctttgcctgagagccccttaatttcaaaattataataatttggagggagggggtttccattctccatttcacagagaagctcctgcctttattggcagacacctgtccttcacaccaggacaaaGGGCTTTTTGGAGagcccccagctgctctgcttggcAGCCAGAGGGGTCTCACCTGGGTCGAAGAAGATGATGGCTTTGAGGCAGGCGTACTCGTTGTCATCGATCTGGATCTCCCGCAGCGGCTTCACCAGCTCGTCCAGGATCCTGGTGGCCACACGAGCGatttccagctctgggcagtgcaTGGGGATGATGAAATCGTTCCCTGGGAAGGCAGAGATTGCCCATCAGGTTTTGGCTCTAGCTCTGGTCTCACCCTGCAGTTACCCCAGGGAGTGTTGCCCCACAGTCCCAGTGCATTTGCAGCAATTTCCAGCTGGCAGGTTTATAATCTGATCCACGAGTGAGAAGCAAGCCCTGGATctcactccctgctcctgaTTTATCTCAGTTGCACGTCAGTGCACCCACTCTGTgcacacagcctgctctgctttgcccGTGTTACATCGAGCATCTGTTTGCAAGCAGAGCTGCACCtatatttttggttttcttttcttacacaAAGTTATCcccctctcttttcttttatgtGAGCCTTTCAAGGTCAGTATTCTCATTTTTCCAACAACAATCCCACCTGTGGTGGCAGAGAGCTACATGAAAAGGAAACACCCATTTGcactgtaatttttaataaacatttctgCTAAAATTTTAAGCATCAATACCCAAATACCTCATTGCTTGGGCCTTGGCAATTTCAGGGACAAAACCAAGACAACCCAGTTTGAGATGCCATTTAAATCCTGGGGTTTTCTCATCCACAATTTCAAAACAGTGAGGGAACAGTTATAAAAATAGACATAAAAATGGATTTACTTGCTCTTTTTTActctcctctccagcactgTGTCTCCACCCAGATGTGCAGCCCATGCCCAGGAGTGCAGAGGGGGTTTCAGGGATGCACAGTGCTTGGGAATGACTTGGGAGGGGTGAATTATAAAAGCAGGAGTGTGTTTCACTACTTTACCTAATAGCAGGAAATCAGTGTATGGTATGGACCTCTTGGCTACCCCGAGGAGCAAATGTTCCCCTGCATGGGCTCTGAGCAAAGCAacctggaggtggcacagcagaaaaaatgagattatattggaaaagcagagaatggagcaaagagcagctctgagctgttgCTGTTTAATTAATCCCCATTTGGTGCTTGCTTAGATCTGCAGATAAAGTTCTGTTCAGGGCTAGAAAATATCAGAGTATGTTCACTTTGAGGAGTGCTACATTCGTGGCAAACTAAATGAGAAGCTGTTTTTAACTAAAAGAGCAAAGAGGGGCTTGAGTAATTCGAGTTCTTGGGAAATAAACAGattctatatttaatttttaggtACCAGTAAAGGCAAAATCAGAATTGCCTTGTAATTCAGAACTGCAGCAGTCTGACACCAATCAGAATTTTTTGACTGGATCTTTTGCAAGTTGGAATGACCAACTCTGTATTTTGAGGGACTTAGgctactgaaattatttttaattggtcCCTTTTGTCCCCTGTTGTTTACAGCTCATACAGAGGGTGATCTGTGTGTTAATGCCTGGGAATTCCTTTCAAAGGCAGTGGATTTATGGGGAAGAGCCTTTTCTTTTACCTGGTCGTCGAGGGGGAGCTCACAAAAGGCTGGGATGTATTTTGCCCATTccaccagcaccaggagctgctgtttcatGGACTCACACACATCGTTGATGGTGGCAATCTTCTTCATGGACATGTCTGTGCTGTGCACGGGGCTCAGGGATAAATACTGAAAGAGAAACCACCCAGCTGTGCTCGGAGCAGATCCAGGCTGTTTTATCACCCTCCACAGCATGGATCCATCCCACCAGGGCCCTGAGAATTGTTCCCATTGTGGCTGGACTCAGCTCACAGACCAAGGAGCAGCTTCCACGAGGTGGTGCTCAGTCCCAACACACACCCAGCCCTCCTCCAGGCTGGCTCAGGACAAAATCAACATTCCCATTCCTGCCAGCACCGTGTCTCAGCTTCCCACCAATCCCTCCAGCCAGCCAGATGCATGAAATGGATCCAGATTTTCTCCCCCAGGTTGCTGTCAGGGACACAAAACCCCCTTTTTGATCTCTAAAGGGCTGCATGGCAGGGAGAGGGTTAAAAACCATAATTTTTGAAAAGGAAGTGGACTCATTGCTGCATGTAATGTGCAACATCTGGACCATGTGTTTCAGTGCAGAAAGGGTATTTGCATAAGAATTTAAAGGAACCTCAGGGTGAAATTAATGGTGGAGCATGAAATAGAAAAGCAATCAGCGTCAGCTGAAGCCCAGCAGATTtattcactttatttttctgccctAAAATTGTTATCCTGATAAAGAAGTTATGAGGAAAGATACAATCAACCATGACTGGAATATTATGTTCAAAGCAGGACAGAGCGTGCAGCAAGGAAGGATAAAATTCTGTGTGAGATTTTAGGGGTGCAGCAACAATTTAGGCTGGGCTCTGCAACACCCCTCACCCCTTGGAATTTCAGCTTTCTATCTCCCACCAAAGGCTGaatctgctccctgcagccctggggatggatttttcctgcctgcttttggatgttttgcattttcttcctggTGGATTTTGGCAGGAGCCAGCCAAGGGCAGAACAAACACCCAGCCCTGGATGGTTTAACAGGCTGGAACTGCTGAGGGCCATGGACCTGTTTggaggggctgtccccaggtgtcctaCCTGCTGTGCCATGGCCTCAGCCTGGGTGAGGATGTTGATGGAGAGAGAGCCATTGTCCTCATAGCTGCTCCTGCGGATGCTGATCCTGTCCCGCTCGTTCTGCACGGCTGCAACGAGAGAGAGGGGCTGGTGTCAGTGAGAAAATCACAGTGTTTGTGTCAGtgaaaacatccctgtgctggtgtcagTGAGAGACTGCCAGTGATTGTGTCAGTgagacactgccagggctggtgtC belongs to Oenanthe melanoleuca isolate GR-GAL-2019-014 chromosome 11, OMel1.0, whole genome shotgun sequence and includes:
- the LOC130257974 gene encoding hepatocyte nuclear factor 4-beta-like isoform X1 — encoded protein: MKLCQSIMDMDMPDYVDSLDSSYTMLEFDNLRVLPNNTEAIAAESANASLLPNGVNSLCSICGDRATGKHYGASSCDGCKGFFRRSVRKNHVYSCRFNRQCVIDKDKRNQCRYCRLKKCFRAGMKKEAVQNERDRISIRRSSYEDNGSLSINILTQAEAMAQQYLSLSPVHSTDMSMKKIATINDVCESMKQQLLVLVEWAKYIPAFCELPLDDQVALLRAHAGEHLLLGVAKRSIPYTDFLLLGNDFIIPMHCPELEIARVATRILDELVKPLREIQIDDNEYACLKAIIFFDPDCKGLSEPGKVKNMRFQVQVNLEDYINDRQYDSRGRFSDILLLLPPLQSITWQMIEQVQFVKLFGVARIDSLLQEMLLGGTTADLQYQSAPPNLNLDPLPGHVLQSNMTSVIHAAPDPSPETSLPSPSASTGSEDYKLGSSAGPSTVVQLLPQPVMPKQEIL
- the LOC130257974 gene encoding hepatocyte nuclear factor 4-beta-like isoform X2; this encodes MKLCQSIMDMDMPDYVDSLDSSYTMLEFDNLRVLPNNTEAIAAESANASLLPNGVNSLCSICGDRATGKHYGASSCDGCKGFFRRSVRKNHVYSCRFNRQCVIDKDKRNQCRYCRLKKCFRAGMKKEAVQNERDRISIRRSSYEDNGSLSINILTQAEAMAQQYLSLSPVHSTDMSMKKIATINDVCESMKQQLLVLVEWAKYIPAFCELPLDDQVALLRAHAGEHLLLGVAKRSIPYTDFLLLGNDFIIPMHCPELEIARVATRILDELVKPLREIQIDDNEYACLKAIIFFDPDCKGLSEPGKVKNMRFQVQVNLEDYINDRQYDSRGRFSDILLLLPPLQSITWQMIEQVQFVKLFGVARIDSLLQEMLLGGTTADLQYQSAPPNLNLDPLPGHVLQSNMTSVIHAAPDQAKHSSPLPAAGAAASLPRP